The Amycolatopsis viridis genome window below encodes:
- a CDS encoding helix-turn-helix domain-containing protein has translation MHIDNDLYQRILGEELRKLRRRRGWTRKELNQHLQSDISLQTLATYELGTRQCSVVRLVELCLAMDELPQDLLARVHRRVFADEPGKVRLDLTHIVADDRAELLPLRRWAEDRLRQPSAPREVRLDRSAMTWMAQLCGLTVPELLERLHAIAGVEDD, from the coding sequence GTGCACATCGACAATGACCTCTACCAGCGAATCCTGGGGGAGGAACTTCGCAAGCTGCGCCGGCGCCGGGGCTGGACGCGCAAGGAGCTGAACCAGCACCTGCAGAGCGACATCTCGCTGCAGACGCTCGCGACCTACGAGCTGGGCACACGGCAGTGCTCAGTGGTGCGGCTGGTGGAGCTGTGCCTGGCGATGGACGAGCTGCCACAGGATCTGCTCGCCCGCGTGCACCGGCGGGTGTTCGCCGACGAGCCGGGCAAGGTGCGGCTGGACCTGACCCACATCGTCGCCGACGACCGGGCCGAGCTGCTGCCCCTGCGCCGCTGGGCGGAGGACCGGCTGCGCCAGCCCAGTGCCCCGCGCGAGGTGCGGCTGGACCGCTCCGCGATGACGTGGATGGCGCAGCTGTGCGGTCTCACGGTTCCCGAACTGCTGGAGCGCCTGCACGCCATCGCCGGCGTCGAAGACGACTAG
- a CDS encoding flavin-containing monooxygenase produces the protein MAEHTRTGVIIVGTGFSGLGMAIQLRKEGREDFVILEKADDVGGTWRDNTYPGCACDVQSHMYSFSFEQNPNWSRSFSPQPEIWDYLRGVARKYDLYARTRFGQEMTGARWDPDEHCWHVTTRSGDTFSAQFLVNGVGALHLPQIPDLKGIERFRGRTFHSAQWDHDYDLRGKRVAVVGTGASAIQFIPAIAPEVEQLHVFQRTPAWVMPKPDHAMPDWAKAAFAKIPGTQRAYRNLLYWLLEARAIGFNGHQGLMKLAQKLAKANIDKHIDDPALRAKLTPDYVMGCKRVLISNDYYPALNRDNVDVITHGVAEVTETGVVGTDGVEREVDAIIFGTGFHVTDAFDHLDIIGLEGRKLNKEWATEGMRTHLGITVNGFPNMFFLLGPNTGLGHNSVVFMIESQIRYVAEAIRLVEASGAAALEPRAEVQERFNAEIQHKLAKGVWTQGGCKSWYLDAKGVNRTIWPGFTWRYWLATRKLRPSDFELVGTH, from the coding sequence ATGGCAGAGCACACGCGCACGGGCGTGATCATCGTCGGCACCGGGTTCTCCGGCCTGGGCATGGCGATCCAGCTGCGCAAGGAGGGCCGCGAGGACTTCGTGATCCTGGAGAAGGCCGACGACGTCGGCGGCACCTGGCGCGACAACACCTACCCGGGCTGCGCCTGCGACGTCCAGTCGCACATGTACTCGTTCTCCTTCGAGCAGAACCCCAACTGGAGCCGCTCCTTCTCGCCGCAGCCGGAGATCTGGGACTACCTGCGCGGCGTCGCCCGCAAGTACGACCTGTACGCGCGGACGCGGTTCGGCCAGGAGATGACCGGCGCGCGCTGGGACCCCGACGAGCACTGCTGGCACGTCACCACGCGCAGCGGGGACACGTTCAGCGCCCAGTTCCTGGTCAACGGCGTCGGCGCGCTGCACCTGCCGCAGATCCCCGACCTCAAGGGCATCGAGCGGTTCCGCGGCCGGACCTTCCACTCCGCCCAGTGGGACCACGACTACGACCTGCGCGGCAAGCGCGTCGCCGTGGTCGGCACCGGTGCCAGCGCGATCCAGTTCATCCCGGCCATCGCGCCCGAGGTCGAGCAGTTGCACGTCTTCCAGCGCACCCCGGCCTGGGTGATGCCCAAGCCCGACCACGCGATGCCGGACTGGGCCAAGGCCGCGTTCGCGAAGATCCCCGGCACGCAGCGCGCCTACCGCAACCTGCTGTACTGGCTGCTCGAGGCACGCGCGATCGGGTTCAACGGCCACCAGGGCCTGATGAAGCTCGCGCAGAAGCTCGCCAAGGCCAACATCGACAAGCACATCGACGATCCGGCGCTGCGCGCGAAGCTGACGCCGGACTACGTGATGGGCTGCAAGCGGGTGCTGATCTCCAACGACTACTACCCGGCGCTGAACCGGGACAACGTCGACGTGATCACGCACGGCGTCGCGGAGGTCACCGAGACCGGCGTGGTCGGCACCGACGGGGTGGAGCGCGAAGTGGACGCGATCATCTTCGGCACCGGCTTCCACGTCACCGACGCCTTCGACCACCTCGACATCATCGGGCTGGAGGGACGCAAGCTCAACAAGGAGTGGGCGACCGAGGGCATGCGTACCCACCTGGGGATCACGGTCAACGGGTTCCCGAACATGTTCTTCCTCCTCGGGCCGAACACCGGCCTGGGGCACAACTCGGTCGTGTTCATGATCGAGTCCCAGATCCGGTACGTCGCCGAGGCGATCCGGCTGGTCGAGGCCAGTGGAGCGGCGGCGCTGGAGCCGCGGGCGGAGGTGCAGGAGCGGTTCAACGCCGAGATCCAGCACAAGCTGGCGAAGGGTGTGTGGACCCAGGGCGGCTGCAAGAGCTGGTACCTCGACGCGAAGGGCGTGAACCGGACGATCTGGCCGGGGTTCACCTGGCGGTACTGGCTGGCGACGCGCAAGCTGCGGCCGTCGGACTTCGAGCTCGTCGGCACGCACTGA
- a CDS encoding LCP family protein has protein sequence MDDPRNERGTGRPARPRQPRQIDARHEGPVRRTPGERTSAGRLPTDRAGRPAGNRTSAGRPPASRAGRPPASRGRAAPAPVRRRPPPPPPRKQDQSHRGAKIAVGLVSLLVMSLTGYAWAAMQGLVSALTTTDVIDGNKPADGARDILLVGMDSRTDAQGNPLPEGLLDQLRAGVSDGEANTDTLILVHIPNDGSKAVAISLPRDSYVAIPGFGKHKINSAYARAKAAERKKLQDAGQTDSKSIEVQSNQAGARTLIQTVEQLTGSTIDNYASVNLLGFSEITKAIGGVDVCLKDNVDDPYSGAKFTKGQHTISGVEALEFVRQRHGLPRGDLDRVVRQQVFMAGMARKVLSAGTLADPGKLSSLADAVKKSVVLNQGWDIIGFAQQMKGLTGGQLEFRTIPVLNMDYNTPEDGQAIQVDPAQIRKFVSGTTGESQPAQPTGAGPAKPATTVDVRNGTSRAGLASTVLQTLTSKGYTGGQTSNTTARKSTVVRYPAGGQAAAQQVADALGSGATIEQDPTVTAGHLVVLIGNDYSASSDRVAQQAAAEPTENPAPAPGDDQPITANGITCVN, from the coding sequence GTGGACGACCCGCGGAACGAACGTGGGACCGGCCGGCCCGCTCGGCCGCGTCAGCCGCGCCAGATCGACGCCCGCCATGAAGGCCCCGTCCGGCGCACCCCGGGTGAACGGACCTCGGCCGGGCGCCTTCCCACCGATCGTGCCGGCCGGCCGGCAGGCAACCGGACCTCCGCGGGCCGCCCACCGGCGAGCCGCGCGGGGCGGCCACCGGCCTCCCGGGGCCGGGCGGCGCCCGCCCCGGTCCGCCGCCGCCCACCGCCCCCGCCGCCACGGAAGCAGGACCAGTCGCACCGCGGCGCGAAGATCGCCGTCGGACTGGTGTCCCTGCTGGTCATGAGCCTGACCGGGTACGCGTGGGCCGCGATGCAAGGCCTGGTGAGCGCACTGACCACCACCGACGTCATCGACGGCAACAAGCCCGCCGACGGGGCCCGCGACATCCTCCTGGTCGGCATGGACAGCCGCACGGACGCCCAGGGCAACCCGCTGCCCGAGGGCCTCCTCGACCAGCTCCGCGCCGGAGTCTCCGACGGCGAGGCGAACACCGACACCCTGATCCTCGTCCACATCCCCAACGACGGCAGCAAAGCCGTCGCGATCTCCCTGCCCCGCGACTCCTACGTCGCCATCCCGGGCTTCGGCAAGCACAAGATCAACTCCGCGTACGCGCGCGCGAAGGCGGCCGAACGCAAGAAGCTGCAGGACGCGGGCCAGACGGACAGCAAGTCCATCGAGGTGCAGAGCAACCAGGCCGGGGCGAGGACGCTCATCCAGACCGTCGAGCAGCTCACCGGCTCGACGATCGACAACTACGCCTCGGTCAACCTGCTCGGCTTCTCCGAGATCACCAAGGCCATCGGCGGCGTGGACGTGTGCCTCAAGGACAACGTCGACGACCCGTACTCGGGCGCGAAGTTCACCAAGGGGCAGCACACGATCTCCGGCGTGGAGGCACTGGAGTTCGTCCGCCAGCGGCACGGGCTGCCGCGCGGCGACCTGGACCGGGTCGTGCGCCAGCAGGTGTTCATGGCCGGGATGGCGCGCAAGGTGCTCTCCGCGGGCACCCTCGCCGACCCGGGCAAGCTGAGCAGCCTCGCGGACGCGGTCAAGAAATCGGTCGTGCTCAACCAGGGCTGGGACATCATCGGGTTCGCCCAGCAGATGAAGGGCCTCACCGGCGGCCAGCTGGAGTTCCGCACCATCCCGGTCCTCAACATGGACTACAACACCCCCGAGGACGGCCAGGCGATCCAGGTCGACCCGGCCCAGATCCGCAAGTTCGTGAGCGGCACGACCGGGGAGTCCCAGCCCGCCCAGCCCACCGGGGCCGGACCGGCGAAACCGGCGACCACCGTGGACGTCCGGAACGGCACCAGCCGCGCGGGTCTGGCGTCGACGGTCCTGCAGACCCTCACCAGCAAGGGCTACACCGGCGGCCAGACCTCGAACACCACCGCACGCAAGTCCACCGTGGTCCGCTACCCCGCGGGTGGCCAGGCGGCAGCCCAGCAGGTCGCCGACGCGCTGGGGTCGGGGGCGACCATCGAACAGGACCCGACGGTCACCGCGGGCCATCTCGTGGTGCTGATCGGGAACGACTATTCGGCCTCGTCGGACCGGGTGGCGCAGCAGGCGGCGGCCGAGCCCACGGAGAACCCGGCGCCGGCCCCGGGCGACGACCAGCCGATCACCGCCAACGGCATCACCTGCGTCAACTGA
- a CDS encoding SDR family NAD(P)-dependent oxidoreductase, protein MNMLMQDRAVVVTGAARGLGEAFAVHLAQAGAAVVVNDIDADLAERTAANIRAHGGRAVASGHTVTDPEEAQAIVDLCVAEFGAIDGLVNNAALNYESLPWEEDLDEVRELVEVNVLGVMYTGIAAVKAMVGQGRGGSIVNISSGASLGQRKLGVYAASKGAVASLTYSWALDLEDSGIRVNAVCPLAHTRMVWKSERSLRNCPPDRTPARIAPVVLFLLSDDAEGITGQLVRCNGPQLHIVGQPYLKAPILERQTWDTETVRQAFDEVFSAHLEAYGLEKRVPPRLRKWTTPLRSA, encoded by the coding sequence ATGAACATGCTGATGCAGGACCGGGCCGTCGTGGTCACCGGCGCGGCCCGCGGCCTCGGTGAGGCGTTCGCGGTGCACCTCGCGCAGGCCGGCGCCGCGGTCGTGGTCAACGACATCGACGCGGACCTGGCCGAGCGCACCGCGGCCAACATCCGGGCGCACGGCGGCCGGGCGGTCGCGAGCGGGCACACCGTGACCGATCCGGAGGAGGCCCAGGCGATCGTCGACCTGTGCGTCGCCGAGTTCGGGGCGATCGACGGCCTGGTGAACAACGCCGCGCTGAACTACGAATCGCTGCCCTGGGAGGAGGACCTCGACGAGGTCCGCGAACTGGTCGAGGTCAACGTCCTGGGTGTGATGTACACCGGGATCGCGGCGGTCAAGGCCATGGTCGGTCAGGGCCGCGGCGGGTCGATCGTCAACATCTCCTCCGGCGCATCCCTGGGCCAGCGCAAGCTCGGCGTCTACGCGGCGAGCAAAGGAGCTGTGGCATCGCTCACATATTCCTGGGCGCTGGATTTGGAAGATTCCGGCATCCGGGTGAACGCTGTCTGCCCGCTGGCGCACACCCGGATGGTCTGGAAGTCGGAGCGTTCCCTGCGCAACTGCCCGCCCGATCGGACGCCGGCGCGAATCGCGCCCGTCGTGCTGTTCCTGTTGAGCGACGACGCCGAGGGCATCACCGGTCAGCTCGTGCGGTGCAACGGGCCGCAGCTGCACATCGTCGGCCAGCCCTACCTCAAGGCGCCGATCCTGGAGCGGCAGACGTGGGACACCGAGACCGTGCGGCAGGCGTTCGACGAGGTGTTCAGCGCGCACCTCGAGGCTTACGGCCTGGAGAAGCGCGTCCCTCCCCGGCTCCGCAAGTGGACCACCCCGCTCCGGTCGGCCTAG
- a CDS encoding phospholipase A2: MITPATFTDHPPGARPAPRVRRRLATSAWLLVLSLAVLTFGFVASRPHTPPDQRPPTGGALAAQQAIEALVHPGPQPTALALLPKDFTRVTGVVPGQMQARDGTVRAVHVDGGCSTPWGDDNTKWDYAVPCKAHDLGYDLLRYAAAVGHPLGPDIRAALDQRLSTDMHATCGINPMGSPRKCRLVASLYSAGLVVNSWHQRWGPPVGDPIGPLLAGVAVIACLLVFRLRGWLQQRHVRAPAPAPVAPAPLSPWVTLAVGSLVLLILGESAIALARWAGAGPEWLWPFTWLAQLAPVFFFAGGRANAVGWCATRDSGGGYRQYLAHRASGLLRPALIFVVVALLVPLALELLGIPDGTNAAIMRIALHPLWLVGVYLLTVVATPLMLALHRRAAVASVAGLVVLVGLAELAAHALGSAVPHYLAAFALALLAQQVAFGRIRATHRLVPAAVLAAGVTGLVLLTTVGGVSRDLLGAPGTPPALSAPALPVLLLGAAQIALLGLAPKPITQLAARFAGAARVALRAPMSLYLGFLATMLLVVALVYLPDHPSAILVWLADPRTWVALALLAVPAVMVFWWFERHPRRAVPVLDTLGAGGWQAHAATVLGTGFAVVGLFGFALTRLGGDHGTIVGLPVDPIQNLIQLLIGVFLLHTVRTGFSAARSTWVVTGLACLPALLEAADAVTMAVHGVTALVALVAVASTLVPAKAVVQNT; this comes from the coding sequence ATGATCACTCCAGCGACCTTCACCGACCACCCGCCCGGCGCCCGGCCGGCGCCGCGGGTACGCCGCCGCCTGGCCACCTCCGCCTGGCTGCTGGTGCTGTCGCTGGCCGTACTCACCTTCGGGTTCGTCGCGTCGCGCCCGCACACCCCGCCGGACCAGCGGCCGCCCACGGGCGGCGCCCTCGCGGCCCAGCAGGCGATCGAGGCGCTGGTCCACCCGGGCCCGCAGCCGACCGCCCTGGCACTGCTGCCGAAGGACTTCACCCGGGTCACCGGCGTCGTCCCCGGCCAGATGCAGGCGCGTGACGGCACGGTCCGCGCCGTCCACGTCGACGGCGGCTGCTCCACGCCCTGGGGAGACGACAACACGAAGTGGGACTACGCGGTCCCGTGCAAGGCGCACGACCTGGGCTACGACCTGCTCCGCTACGCCGCAGCGGTCGGGCACCCGCTCGGCCCGGACATCCGCGCGGCGCTCGACCAGCGGCTGTCCACGGACATGCACGCGACCTGCGGCATCAACCCGATGGGCTCGCCGCGCAAGTGCCGCCTGGTGGCGAGCCTCTACTCCGCCGGCCTCGTCGTGAACTCCTGGCACCAGCGCTGGGGACCGCCGGTGGGCGACCCGATCGGGCCGCTCCTCGCCGGGGTCGCGGTGATCGCGTGCCTCCTGGTCTTCCGTCTCCGCGGCTGGCTCCAGCAGCGGCACGTCCGTGCCCCGGCTCCCGCGCCCGTCGCGCCGGCGCCGCTGTCGCCGTGGGTCACGCTCGCCGTGGGCAGTCTCGTGCTGCTGATCCTCGGCGAATCCGCGATCGCACTGGCGCGGTGGGCCGGCGCCGGCCCGGAGTGGCTGTGGCCGTTCACCTGGCTCGCGCAGCTGGCCCCGGTGTTCTTCTTCGCCGGGGGTCGAGCGAACGCGGTGGGATGGTGCGCGACCCGGGACAGCGGCGGCGGGTACCGGCAGTACCTGGCCCACCGGGCGAGCGGGCTCCTCCGGCCCGCCCTGATCTTCGTCGTCGTGGCCCTGCTCGTCCCGCTGGCGCTCGAACTGCTGGGCATCCCGGACGGCACGAACGCGGCGATCATGCGCATCGCGCTGCACCCGCTGTGGCTGGTGGGCGTCTACCTGCTCACCGTGGTCGCGACCCCGCTGATGCTCGCCCTGCACCGCCGCGCCGCCGTGGCTTCGGTCGCCGGCCTGGTCGTGCTCGTCGGGCTGGCCGAGTTGGCCGCCCACGCCCTCGGCTCGGCCGTCCCGCACTACCTCGCGGCGTTCGCCCTGGCCCTGCTCGCCCAGCAGGTCGCATTCGGCCGGATCCGCGCCACCCACCGCCTGGTGCCGGCCGCCGTCCTCGCGGCGGGTGTCACCGGACTGGTCCTGCTCACGACGGTCGGAGGGGTCAGCCGCGACCTCCTCGGCGCACCCGGCACGCCGCCCGCGCTGTCCGCGCCGGCCCTGCCGGTCCTGCTGCTCGGCGCCGCCCAGATCGCCCTGCTCGGGCTGGCCCCGAAACCGATCACCCAGCTCGCCGCCCGCTTCGCGGGTGCGGCGCGAGTGGCGCTGCGCGCGCCGATGAGCCTGTACCTCGGGTTCCTCGCGACGATGCTGCTGGTCGTCGCGCTGGTCTACCTGCCGGACCACCCGTCGGCGATCCTGGTCTGGCTCGCCGACCCGCGCACCTGGGTCGCACTGGCGCTGCTCGCCGTCCCGGCGGTCATGGTGTTCTGGTGGTTCGAGCGCCACCCCCGCCGGGCCGTTCCGGTGCTCGACACCCTCGGCGCGGGGGGCTGGCAGGCCCATGCGGCGACGGTGCTGGGCACCGGGTTCGCGGTGGTCGGGCTGTTCGGCTTCGCGCTGACGCGGTTGGGCGGCGACCACGGCACGATCGTCGGATTGCCGGTCGACCCGATTCAGAACCTTATCCAGCTGCTGATCGGGGTATTCCTGCTGCACACGGTGCGGACAGGGTTCAGCGCGGCGCGCAGCACGTGGGTCGTGACCGGGCTGGCGTGCCTTCCGGCGTTGCTGGAAGCAGCGGACGCGGTGACGATGGCGGTACATGGCGTAACGGCCCTGGTCGCGCTCGTGGCGGTGGCGAGCACGCTCGTTCCCGCCAAGGCGGTGGTGCAGAACACGTAA
- a CDS encoding TetR/AcrR family transcriptional regulator, whose amino-acid sequence MLEVAEVVFAERGFAAASMDEIAERVGVSKPMLYEYFHSKEGLLLACVAQARAELREVTERAVEGCTDARTALRSGLRAFFVFARERRQGWSLLRHELALIGTSASEALEATRRQQTDLIARLMAQYFDAGAGALLLDAAAELVVGASERLAIWCEQHDEVTPDLATDLAMEILWPGLALRAQ is encoded by the coding sequence ATGCTCGAGGTCGCCGAGGTCGTGTTCGCGGAGCGTGGGTTCGCCGCGGCGTCGATGGACGAGATCGCCGAGCGGGTGGGCGTGTCCAAGCCGATGCTCTACGAATACTTCCACTCCAAGGAGGGGTTGCTGCTCGCGTGCGTCGCGCAGGCCAGGGCGGAGCTCCGCGAGGTGACCGAGCGCGCGGTCGAGGGCTGCACCGATGCCCGTACGGCCCTGCGCAGCGGACTACGGGCGTTCTTCGTGTTCGCACGCGAGCGGCGGCAGGGCTGGTCGTTGCTGCGGCACGAGCTGGCGCTGATCGGCACCTCGGCCTCGGAGGCGCTGGAGGCGACCCGGCGGCAGCAGACGGACCTCATCGCGAGGCTCATGGCGCAGTACTTCGACGCCGGGGCGGGAGCGCTGCTGCTCGACGCCGCGGCCGAACTCGTGGTGGGCGCGAGCGAACGACTGGCGATCTGGTGTGAACAACACGATGAGGTGACACCCGATCTAGCGACAGATCTCGCCATGGAAATTCTGTGGCCCGGGCTGGCCCTTCGCGCTCAGTGA
- a CDS encoding DUF3618 domain-containing protein, whose product MARDPDTIEREIVKAREALASTLDQLGEKASPKRLADNAKTTVRAKLDDPRVKFPLIGVGALVATLLLRKLFR is encoded by the coding sequence GTGGCTCGCGACCCGGACACCATCGAGCGGGAGATCGTGAAGGCCCGCGAAGCGCTCGCGTCGACACTGGATCAGCTGGGCGAGAAAGCCAGCCCCAAGCGGCTGGCCGACAACGCCAAGACGACCGTGCGCGCCAAGCTCGACGACCCCAGGGTCAAGTTCCCGTTGATCGGGGTGGGCGCGCTCGTGGCGACGCTGTTGCTGCGCAAGCTCTTCCGCTGA
- a CDS encoding MFS transporter, giving the protein MGAALANREFRTVWLAEAQSVLGDQLTTVALALTVYHRTGSALWSAVAYALTFLPALAGGLGLAQLADRYPRRTILVVTAAVQAGFIAVMAIPGTPVVWLCVLVMLARLAGAPSNAAQNALTREIFTDDELYLRSQDIRGITTNTTMLAGLALGGVIVTAAGPSLALALDALTFAVSALALHHWVRPRPAAGDGDGSWFGAIHWVAAQRRLRVLLGLSWLVGLAMVPAGLAAPLAREIGAPDQAVGWLLAADPLGFALGVFVLSRYVSASSRRRSVGVLAVVPTALLLAFGLRPELVLALGVLALAGAAGAYIITVGATFITWVPNELRGGAGGLYRTGLRVAQGVGVAFGGLLAQWSGTATTAIMIAGAAGVVLGVPLAVAWGRVLGTDSDATGTD; this is encoded by the coding sequence ATGGGTGCGGCGCTCGCGAACCGCGAGTTCCGCACCGTGTGGCTGGCCGAGGCACAGTCGGTGCTCGGTGACCAGCTGACCACGGTGGCGCTGGCCCTCACCGTCTACCACCGCACCGGCTCGGCGTTGTGGTCCGCGGTCGCCTACGCGCTCACCTTCCTGCCCGCACTGGCCGGCGGGCTGGGGCTGGCCCAGCTGGCCGACCGGTATCCGCGCCGCACGATCCTCGTGGTCACCGCGGCGGTGCAGGCCGGCTTCATCGCCGTCATGGCGATCCCGGGCACGCCGGTCGTGTGGCTGTGCGTGCTGGTCATGCTGGCGCGCCTGGCCGGCGCGCCGTCCAACGCGGCCCAGAACGCGCTGACCCGCGAGATCTTCACCGACGACGAGCTCTACCTGCGCAGCCAGGACATCCGCGGGATCACCACGAACACCACGATGCTGGCCGGCCTGGCGCTGGGCGGCGTGATCGTCACGGCCGCCGGGCCGTCACTGGCGCTGGCACTGGACGCGCTGACGTTCGCGGTCAGCGCGCTGGCCCTGCACCACTGGGTGCGCCCGCGGCCGGCCGCCGGCGACGGCGACGGCTCGTGGTTCGGCGCCATCCACTGGGTGGCCGCGCAGCGCAGGCTGCGCGTCCTGCTCGGCCTGTCCTGGCTGGTCGGACTGGCGATGGTGCCCGCGGGCCTGGCCGCCCCGCTGGCGCGCGAGATCGGTGCGCCCGATCAGGCGGTGGGATGGCTGCTGGCCGCGGACCCGCTGGGGTTCGCGCTGGGCGTGTTCGTGCTGTCCCGCTACGTTTCGGCTTCGTCGCGCCGCCGGTCGGTCGGCGTGCTCGCGGTCGTCCCGACGGCACTTCTGCTCGCGTTCGGATTGCGGCCGGAGCTCGTCCTCGCCCTGGGCGTCCTCGCGCTCGCCGGTGCGGCGGGTGCGTACATCATCACCGTAGGGGCCACGTTCATCACGTGGGTGCCCAATGAGCTCCGCGGCGGAGCCGGCGGTCTGTACCGGACCGGCCTGCGGGTCGCGCAGGGCGTCGGCGTGGCGTTCGGCGGGTTGCTCGCGCAGTGGTCGGGTACGGCGACCACGGCGATCATGATCGCGGGCGCGGCCGGGGTGGTCCTCGGCGTTCCCCTCGCCGTGGCGTGGGGACGAGTGCTGGGCACGGACAGCGATGCAACCGGCACGGACTGA
- a CDS encoding diguanylate cyclase has product MMPRNWALWRRPKRFIVFLLVSELIAVAWLAIAFVNASAPSGLDWLRFAILTAGATAHIQLTRRQEERRRNAGGRVLIDLTAVWIVPAAIILPVPLTILVVGLVRVQRWFVARRPAHNFVYSTVAHMLAATLAHQVFVALGPHAWGALGIGGSLVDFAWMLVAGLVYEGVQIVYIGTVIALAAPQNANARTVLGSPADNVLEAITIGLGAVTAILLVIMPPAVAIMAVVTVVFNRLAEIEQLQADVRTDPKTQVANMRGWTESAERALSRAAKAADPVAILMIDLDHFKWINDTFGHPAGDDVLRNLAQLLDEVTRPSDVVGRFGGEEFLVLLPGTDQAAATVAGERIRAAVAALRIRTTNKRGEWTLVSERTASIGVAVFPEHGDSLPSLMQAADAAVYEAKESGRNQVRIARPPQPPASPPREARHVSH; this is encoded by the coding sequence ATGATGCCCCGCAATTGGGCATTGTGGCGCCGGCCGAAGCGTTTCATCGTTTTCCTGCTCGTCTCCGAACTGATTGCGGTCGCGTGGCTCGCGATCGCATTCGTGAACGCGAGCGCGCCGAGCGGTCTCGATTGGCTGCGGTTCGCGATTCTCACCGCGGGCGCGACGGCGCACATTCAGCTGACCCGGCGACAGGAAGAACGGCGGCGAAATGCCGGCGGCCGCGTGCTCATCGACCTCACCGCCGTGTGGATCGTTCCGGCCGCGATTATTCTCCCGGTGCCGTTGACGATCTTGGTCGTCGGTCTGGTCCGGGTGCAGCGCTGGTTCGTCGCGCGGCGGCCGGCGCACAACTTCGTGTACTCCACGGTGGCCCACATGCTGGCGGCGACGCTGGCGCACCAGGTGTTCGTTGCGCTGGGCCCGCACGCCTGGGGCGCGCTGGGCATCGGCGGGTCGCTGGTGGACTTCGCCTGGATGCTGGTGGCCGGTCTGGTCTACGAAGGGGTGCAGATCGTCTACATCGGCACCGTGATCGCGCTCGCCGCGCCGCAGAACGCGAACGCGCGGACGGTGCTGGGCAGCCCGGCGGACAACGTGCTGGAGGCGATCACGATCGGTCTCGGGGCGGTGACGGCCATCCTGCTGGTGATCATGCCACCGGCGGTCGCGATCATGGCGGTGGTGACGGTGGTCTTCAACCGGCTCGCCGAGATCGAGCAGTTGCAGGCCGACGTGCGGACGGACCCGAAGACGCAGGTGGCGAACATGCGCGGGTGGACCGAGTCGGCCGAACGGGCGCTGAGCCGGGCCGCGAAAGCGGCCGATCCGGTGGCGATCCTGATGATCGACCTGGACCACTTCAAGTGGATCAACGACACGTTCGGCCACCCCGCGGGCGACGACGTGCTGCGGAACCTCGCGCAGCTGCTGGACGAGGTGACGCGCCCGAGCGACGTGGTCGGCCGGTTCGGCGGCGAGGAGTTCCTGGTGCTGTTGCCGGGCACCGACCAGGCGGCGGCGACAGTGGCCGGGGAGCGCATCCGCGCGGCGGTGGCGGCGCTGCGGATCAGGACGACCAACAAGCGCGGTGAGTGGACGCTGGTGTCCGAACGGACGGCCTCCATCGGGGTCGCGGTGTTCCCCGAGCACGGCGACAGCCTCCCGAGCCTGATGCAGGCCGCCGACGCGGCCGTCTACGAGGCGAAGGAGAGCGGACGCAACCAGGTCCGCATCGCCCGCCCCCCGCAGCCCCCGGCGAGCCCTCCGCGGGAAGCGAGGCACGTCAGCCACTGA